The DNA sequence atttctttttacagcAATAGATGTTCTTCAACAGCTAGGCCTTGTGAAAGATGTCCAAGAGCCGTCAGAGACAGCAGTGCCCTCAACATCCTCCCTGTTACCTCAGGGTGTTCGTCTAACTGCATCAGGAGTGGTGCTAAGTGATGATGCCCATGTTGAGTCCCCCATCACTCAAGTCATACCACCAAATCTAGGGCATCAGTTCACCTTATTGGTCGGGTTGTACTCTTACAGAGTCAGcaatgcttttcttttcagtgtCAGGAACAAAAGCAGACTGCAGTTTGGtgtccagctgctcccaagAAAGGTAGCAGTGTACACTGGAGGGAAGCAGCCCGTGTACTTTGGTTATTGTGTTCATAATGAACAATGGCATTCATTTGCCATTGGCATTAGGGACAAGACTGTCTCAATGTTTGCTGAGTGTGGAAACAAGTACTTCAGTAGGGAAGTGCTTTCTGAAGTGGAGACATTTGATTCAGAGGGTGTTTTTACCCTGGGAAGGATGAACTCTCATTCTGTTGGCTTTGAAGGAGTTATATGTCAGCTTGATATTATTCCCTCTGCAGAAGCCTCTGCATACTATTGTAAATATGTGAAACAACAGTGTCGCCAGGCTGAAACCTATCGATCTCTGCGTGGGCCCTCACTTGTGTCACATGGGCTGGAT is a window from the Poecile atricapillus isolate bPoeAtr1 chromosome 7, bPoeAtr1.hap1, whole genome shotgun sequence genome containing:
- the LOC131581276 gene encoding collagen alpha-1(XXIV) chain-like, whose amino-acid sequence is MHLGAERTRRGRISPAAQTKALLFIATCIAVGVAQVPKQAIDVLQQLGLVKDVQEPSETAVPSTSSLLPQGVRLTASGVVLSDDAHVESPITQVIPPNLGHQFTLLVGLYSYRVSNAFLFSVRNKSRLQFGVQLLPRKVAVYTGGKQPVYFGYCVHNEQWHSFAIGIRDKTVSMFAECGNKYFSREVLSEVETFDSEGVFTLGRMNSHSVGFEGVICQLDIIPSAEASAYYCKYVKQQCRQAETYRSLHDH